From one bacterium genomic stretch:
- a CDS encoding translation initiation factor, with protein MSDPDYELVYSDLPPKATPGKKAPGLGKALLRIEKKGRGGKSVTIIERLALSDDALKKVCKEFKQKCGTGGTVKDHHIEIQGDFREKLRPLLVLKGYKVSG; from the coding sequence ATGTCTGATCCGGATTACGAACTCGTCTACTCTGACCTTCCCCCAAAAGCAACCCCGGGTAAAAAGGCACCAGGGTTGGGAAAAGCGCTTTTACGCATCGAAAAAAAAGGACGTGGCGGAAAATCAGTGACCATCATTGAAAGGTTGGCACTATCAGACGACGCGCTAAAAAAGGTATGCAAAGAGTTCAAACAAAAATGCGGCACCGGCGGCACGGTCAAAGATCACCATATTGAAATCCAGGGGGATTTCCGGGAAAAACTCCGGCCCCTGCTGGTTTTGAAAGGTTACAAAGTCTCCGGCTGA
- the msrB gene encoding peptide-methionine (R)-S-oxide reductase MsrB, with product MTDKVEKTEAQWKAALTPEQYKIIRLKGTEPAFGGAFWNHHESGIYQCVACGNDLFSSTTKYNSGTGWPSFWQAIAMANISLAPDRTLGAPRTEVLCSRCQAHLGHVFDDGPKPTGKRYCINSESLKFVAK from the coding sequence ATGACAGACAAAGTTGAAAAAACCGAGGCACAATGGAAAGCGGCGTTGACCCCTGAGCAATATAAGATTATTCGTTTGAAGGGAACGGAACCGGCATTTGGCGGTGCGTTCTGGAACCATCATGAAAGTGGTATTTACCAGTGTGTTGCCTGCGGTAATGACCTGTTTAGTTCAACGACCAAATATAATTCCGGGACCGGCTGGCCCAGTTTTTGGCAGGCGATTGCTATGGCGAATATCTCACTCGCCCCGGATCGTACATTGGGTGCTCCGCGCACCGAAGTATTATGCAGTCGCTGTCAAGCCCATCTGGGGCATGTTTTTGATGATGGGCCTAAACCCACGGGAAAACGCTACTGCATCAATTCGGAATCTTTGAAGTTTGTAGCGAAGTAA
- a CDS encoding HD domain-containing protein: MVPHKPSIQKSMLMKLFDAAFIQRWNDKVRPVDLTELDKQAHKMVIAYCLGKSEETTPGFNWIEIIEGGIFELLQRIVLTDLKPPVFHKIRSDADKYRRLNNWVYEEHLKDILAPLGKDFCERFQNYFTQTDENINRQILSAAHFYATKWEFDIIEKANPNSYDIEEIKADIQSKQAKYSNLPGFQRLVKDKNITRFINLCGELRFQIRWSNIYRIPKTSVMGHMLFVAIVSYLFSLEINACPQRAINNFFTGLFHDLPEVLTRDIISPVKRAVEGLDDLIKDYEVEMMQKEVYSILPSAWHTDIKMFTEHEFSNTVVINNKINDKVDNDTINQKYNHDRFNPRDGKLIKAADMLAAFIEAHVATLNGSASQDLHDAKKNIKYIYQSEHKHIAGIDFGRLYHNLD; this comes from the coding sequence ATGGTACCACATAAACCTTCCATCCAAAAATCGATGCTTATGAAATTATTTGATGCGGCATTCATTCAGCGCTGGAATGACAAAGTGCGACCTGTCGATTTGACAGAATTGGACAAACAGGCCCACAAAATGGTGATTGCCTACTGCCTGGGAAAATCAGAAGAAACAACCCCGGGGTTCAACTGGATCGAAATCATTGAGGGCGGTATTTTCGAATTATTGCAACGAATTGTCCTGACAGACCTCAAACCCCCGGTTTTTCATAAAATCAGGTCCGACGCTGATAAATACCGGCGGCTTAACAATTGGGTCTACGAGGAGCATCTCAAAGATATCCTGGCGCCCTTGGGAAAAGATTTTTGCGAGCGTTTCCAGAACTACTTCACCCAAACCGATGAGAACATCAACCGCCAAATTTTAAGCGCCGCCCATTTTTATGCCACCAAATGGGAATTTGATATCATCGAAAAGGCCAACCCCAACAGCTATGACATCGAAGAAATCAAAGCCGACATCCAAAGCAAACAGGCCAAATACAGCAACCTCCCCGGATTCCAACGGTTGGTGAAGGATAAAAATATAACCCGTTTTATCAACCTTTGCGGCGAGCTTCGTTTCCAGATCCGCTGGTCCAATATCTACCGCATTCCCAAAACATCGGTGATGGGACACATGCTTTTTGTGGCCATCGTCTCTTACCTTTTTTCCCTGGAAATCAACGCCTGCCCGCAACGGGCCATCAACAATTTTTTTACCGGACTTTTCCATGATCTCCCTGAAGTGCTCACCCGGGATATCATCTCACCGGTCAAGCGCGCGGTCGAAGGGCTGGATGACCTCATCAAAGACTATGAAGTCGAGATGATGCAAAAAGAGGTTTACAGTATCTTGCCCAGTGCCTGGCACACGGACATCAAAATGTTTACTGAACATGAATTTTCCAACACGGTGGTGATTAATAATAAAATCAATGATAAGGTGGACAATGACACTATTAATCAAAAATACAACCACGACCGGTTCAATCCCCGCGATGGAAAATTAATCAAGGCCGCAGACATGCTGGCAGCGTTTATCGAGGCACATGTGGCCACCCTCAATGGCAGCGCCAGCCAGGACCTGCATGATGCCAAGAAAAACATCAAGTATATCTATCAAAGCGAGCACAAGCATATCGCCGGTATCGACTTCGGCCGCCTCTATCACAATCTGGACTAA
- a CDS encoding ammonium transporter: MKFLKSFLITLLLTTAGWVAIAGAEDAPILETTTIASDAVVKAPAANIASLIMEAKDAASAAQDSANWVWILIAAILVMFMQPGFAMLEAGLTRSKNAGNIMMKNLMDFSIGSISFFVLGFGIMFGADKMGFFGSDGFFLSSANTAGKDGMWQYAFWMFQVVFAATAATIVSGAMAERTKFVGYLIFSVFITLIIYPVSGHWIWGGGWLSKLATPMVDFAGSTVVHSVGGWLALTGAIIIGPRLGKYGPKGESKAIMGHNIPLAALGVFILWFSWFGFNAGSTTEASQNIGLIAVTTNLAAAAGAIGALITVWIKDKKPEPTMALNGVLAGLVAITAGCANVSPMAAIIIGLSAGILVVLSVEFIDKVLKIDDPVGAISVHGVCGAFGTLAVGIFASREFGGISGLLDGGGLSLLVSQFIGVVAVFAWCMATGLILFGAIKASKVLRVSKEDELRGLDITEHGVESYSGFQIFTTE; this comes from the coding sequence ATGAAATTTCTCAAGAGTTTTTTAATCACACTGCTTTTAACCACCGCAGGATGGGTCGCAATCGCCGGGGCTGAAGATGCCCCGATCCTGGAAACCACAACCATAGCAAGCGATGCCGTTGTTAAAGCACCGGCGGCAAACATCGCTTCCCTCATTATGGAAGCTAAAGATGCCGCCAGCGCTGCCCAGGACTCAGCCAATTGGGTCTGGATCCTCATTGCAGCCATTCTGGTCATGTTCATGCAACCGGGTTTTGCCATGCTGGAAGCCGGACTCACCCGCTCTAAAAACGCCGGTAATATCATGATGAAAAATTTGATGGATTTCTCGATCGGCTCAATCTCTTTTTTCGTCCTCGGTTTCGGGATTATGTTTGGCGCAGATAAAATGGGCTTCTTTGGTAGTGATGGTTTTTTTCTTTCTTCCGCCAACACTGCCGGCAAAGACGGCATGTGGCAGTACGCCTTCTGGATGTTCCAGGTGGTTTTCGCAGCCACGGCAGCCACCATTGTTTCCGGTGCCATGGCGGAACGCACCAAATTCGTCGGCTACCTTATCTTTAGTGTTTTTATCACCTTGATAATCTACCCGGTGTCCGGACATTGGATATGGGGCGGAGGATGGCTCAGTAAGCTGGCAACACCCATGGTCGATTTTGCCGGATCAACCGTTGTCCACTCAGTGGGTGGATGGCTTGCCTTGACAGGCGCCATCATCATCGGACCGCGTTTGGGTAAATACGGACCAAAAGGCGAATCAAAAGCCATTATGGGTCACAATATTCCTCTGGCAGCCTTGGGTGTTTTTATCCTCTGGTTCAGCTGGTTTGGATTTAATGCCGGCAGCACCACAGAAGCAAGCCAGAACATCGGTCTGATTGCGGTCACGACCAATCTGGCTGCTGCGGCAGGTGCCATTGGTGCCCTCATCACGGTCTGGATCAAAGATAAAAAACCGGAACCGACCATGGCTTTAAATGGTGTCCTCGCCGGTCTGGTAGCCATCACAGCCGGATGCGCCAATGTTTCGCCCATGGCGGCAATTATTATCGGTCTGTCTGCCGGCATCTTGGTGGTCCTCTCGGTTGAGTTTATTGACAAAGTGCTCAAAATTGATGATCCGGTCGGTGCGATCAGCGTACACGGTGTCTGCGGTGCTTTCGGAACCCTGGCAGTCGGTATTTTCGCTTCCAGAGAATTTGGCGGCATTTCCGGTTTGCTGGATGGCGGCGGCCTGTCTCTGCTCGTCAGCCAGTTTATCGGTGTTGTGGCTGTATTTGCCTGGTGCATGGCAACCGGGTTGATTCTCTTTGGCGCGATCAAGGCAAGCAAGGTACTTCGGGTCAGCAAAGAAGACGAACTGCGGGGTCTGGACATCACCGAACATGGTGTGGAATCATATAGTGGATTCCAGATCTTCACAACGGAATAA
- a CDS encoding P-II family nitrogen regulator — translation MKLVIAYIQPQKLTEVKDALAAAGVGKMSVTNALGCGQQMGFEENYRGNKITINLLKKVRLEIAVNDAFLKTVIDTIMESACTDTIGDGKIFVTELVDCYRIRTGEKGKEAIG, via the coding sequence ATGAAACTCGTTATTGCTTATATTCAACCTCAGAAGCTAACCGAGGTCAAAGACGCCCTTGCAGCCGCCGGTGTCGGCAAAATGTCGGTCACCAATGCCTTGGGATGCGGCCAGCAGATGGGCTTCGAGGAAAACTATCGCGGAAATAAAATCACTATTAATCTTCTGAAAAAAGTACGTCTGGAAATTGCAGTCAACGACGCCTTCCTTAAAACCGTCATTGACACCATTATGGAAAGTGCTTGTACAGATACCATCGGTGACGGCAAAATTTTCGTTACTGAGCTGGTAGATTGCTACCGCATCCGTACTGGTGAAAAAGGCAAGGAAGCCATTGGCTAA
- a CDS encoding phosphoribosylaminoimidazolesuccinocarboxamide synthase, giving the protein MQMVKQGKVRDIYNAGEELLLVASDRISAYDVILPTHVPGKGSILTGISRFWFKRFEEIIPNHLSQRKLQDLIKDESLLGILESRSMLVKKAEPLAVEAIVRGYLSGSGWKEYQSKGTVCGIQLPAGLRESDKLPEPIFTPSTKADVGDHDENISFEKAAGIIGQERAEQVRDFSLRIYKAASDYARTRGIIIADTKFEFGIYNNELILIDEVLTPDSSRFWPEDQYKPGQGQPSYDKQYVRDWLSQSGWDKTPPGPELPPEVVENTAAKYHEIVKILCP; this is encoded by the coding sequence ATGCAGATGGTGAAACAGGGAAAAGTCAGAGATATTTATAATGCAGGTGAGGAGCTGCTTTTGGTGGCTTCGGACCGTATTTCAGCCTATGATGTCATTTTGCCGACCCATGTTCCCGGGAAAGGCAGTATTTTAACCGGGATTTCCCGGTTTTGGTTTAAGCGGTTTGAGGAAATTATTCCCAACCATTTGTCGCAGAGAAAGCTGCAAGATCTGATAAAAGATGAGTCCCTGTTGGGCATACTGGAATCGCGTTCCATGCTGGTGAAAAAAGCCGAACCTTTGGCTGTGGAAGCCATTGTGCGCGGATATCTTTCCGGCTCAGGTTGGAAAGAGTACCAGTCAAAAGGGACGGTTTGCGGCATCCAACTTCCGGCAGGATTGCGTGAATCGGATAAGTTGCCTGAACCTATTTTTACGCCCTCGACCAAAGCGGATGTGGGAGATCATGATGAGAACATCTCGTTTGAAAAAGCCGCCGGGATCATCGGCCAAGAGCGCGCAGAGCAGGTCCGGGATTTCAGCCTCCGCATTTATAAAGCGGCTTCCGACTACGCCCGTACACGCGGGATTATCATTGCGGACACGAAATTTGAATTCGGGATTTATAACAATGAATTGATCTTGATTGATGAAGTGTTGACGCCGGATTCCTCCCGTTTTTGGCCTGAGGATCAATACAAACCCGGCCAGGGTCAGCCCTCGTATGATAAACAATATGTGCGGGATTGGTTGTCGCAGTCAGGATGGGATAAAACCCCGCCCGGCCCGGAATTACCTCCGGAAGTTGTGGAAAACACAGCAGCCAAGTATCATGAGATTGTAAAAATACTCTGTCCGTAA